One window of Cryobacterium arcticum genomic DNA carries:
- a CDS encoding heavy metal translocating P-type ATPase: MSTLAGAFRRYPVVAAAILVGLLGLPLWALGLPVAVQWLYSGLGLVVAGIEVVGMIRRMRQGAFGVDLLAIMAIIATILVGEYVATLVIVLMLSGGAALEDYAAGRAQRELNALLERAPQIAHLLRDGSSDVEDVPATLVQIGDVLLVRPAEIVPVDAELVSASAAFDESSLTGESLPVERRTGDPVLSGSINGQAAATVRATALAADSQYQQIVALVAEAAASKAPVVRLADRYAVPFTAVALLIGGIAWVVSGDPVRFAEVLVVATPCPLLLAAPVAFMGGMSRAARNGIIVKGGGVLEKLARARTVVFDKTGTLTYGAPTIARVAPEAPFSADQLLTLAASAEQYSSHVLAASVIAAADKRDLTLLRTDSATEVPAHGVTARFDGREVVVGKLSFVAEHAPDAYPADLAGGELAIYLAVDGRFAGCVVASDQVRDNARATVQALDRLGVHESVMLTGDARPTANHIARLVGITRVRADCLPVDKVDAVRAIRERPVIMVGDGVNDAPVLAVADVGIAMGAKGSTAASESADAVILLDDLSRAARAVSIGRDTVRIALQSIWLGMAMSLALMVVAAFGLIPATIGALLQELVDLATILNALRAIGGRRDTRARRAAARVQTAAQPVPTR; this comes from the coding sequence ATGTCCACGCTCGCTGGAGCATTCCGCCGGTACCCGGTTGTCGCGGCAGCCATCCTTGTCGGCCTGCTCGGGCTGCCACTCTGGGCCCTCGGCCTGCCCGTGGCGGTGCAATGGCTGTACTCAGGTCTCGGCCTCGTCGTGGCCGGCATCGAGGTTGTCGGCATGATCCGGCGGATGCGCCAGGGCGCGTTCGGTGTGGACCTCCTGGCGATCATGGCCATCATCGCCACCATCCTGGTGGGCGAGTACGTGGCCACGCTGGTGATCGTGCTCATGCTCTCCGGCGGCGCCGCCCTCGAGGACTACGCGGCCGGCCGGGCCCAGCGGGAGCTGAACGCCCTGCTCGAACGGGCACCGCAGATCGCGCACCTGCTACGCGACGGCTCCTCCGACGTGGAGGACGTGCCCGCCACCCTGGTGCAGATCGGCGACGTGCTGCTGGTGCGGCCCGCCGAGATCGTGCCGGTGGACGCCGAACTGGTCTCCGCATCCGCCGCGTTCGACGAGTCGTCGCTCACCGGGGAGAGCCTGCCCGTCGAACGCCGCACCGGCGACCCGGTGCTCAGCGGTTCGATCAACGGGCAGGCCGCCGCCACCGTGCGGGCCACGGCGCTCGCCGCGGACAGCCAGTACCAGCAGATCGTGGCGCTGGTGGCAGAGGCCGCGGCGAGCAAGGCCCCGGTGGTGCGGCTCGCCGACCGCTACGCGGTGCCGTTCACGGCCGTGGCGTTGCTCATCGGCGGGATCGCCTGGGTGGTCTCCGGCGACCCGGTGCGGTTCGCCGAGGTGCTCGTGGTCGCCACCCCCTGCCCGCTGCTGCTCGCGGCGCCGGTGGCGTTCATGGGCGGCATGAGCCGCGCGGCCCGCAACGGCATCATCGTCAAGGGCGGGGGAGTGCTCGAGAAGCTCGCCCGAGCCCGCACGGTGGTGTTCGACAAGACCGGAACCCTCACCTACGGCGCGCCCACCATCGCCCGGGTGGCCCCAGAGGCCCCGTTCAGCGCCGACCAGCTGCTCACCCTGGCGGCGTCGGCCGAGCAGTACTCGTCACACGTGCTCGCCGCATCCGTCATCGCGGCCGCCGACAAGCGCGACCTCACCCTGCTCCGCACCGACTCCGCCACCGAGGTGCCCGCGCACGGCGTGACCGCCCGGTTCGACGGTCGCGAGGTCGTCGTGGGCAAGCTGTCGTTCGTGGCCGAGCACGCTCCCGACGCCTACCCGGCCGACCTGGCCGGCGGCGAACTGGCCATCTACCTCGCCGTCGACGGCCGGTTCGCCGGCTGCGTGGTGGCCAGCGACCAGGTGCGCGACAACGCGCGCGCCACCGTGCAGGCCCTCGACCGGCTCGGTGTGCACGAGTCGGTCATGCTCACCGGCGACGCCCGCCCCACCGCCAACCACATCGCCCGGCTCGTGGGCATCACCCGGGTGCGCGCGGATTGCCTGCCGGTCGACAAGGTCGACGCGGTGCGCGCCATCCGTGAGCGGCCCGTGATCATGGTGGGCGACGGCGTCAACGACGCCCCGGTGCTGGCCGTGGCCGATGTGGGCATCGCGATGGGCGCCAAGGGGTCCACCGCGGCGAGCGAGTCGGCGGATGCGGTGATCCTGCTCGACGACCTGTCGCGCGCCGCGCGGGCCGTCAGCATCGGCCGGGACACGGTGCGCATCGCCCTGCAGAGCATCTGGCTGGGCATGGCGATGAGCCTCGCACTCATGGTGGTGGCCGCGTTCGGGCTGATCCCCGCCACCATCGGGGCGCTGCTGCAGGAGCTGGTCGACCTCGCCACGATCCTCAACGCCCTGCGCGCCATCGGCGGGCGCCGAGACACGCGCGCCCGCCGCGCGGCCGCGCGGGTGCAGACGGCAGCCCAGCCGGTGCCCACCCGCTGA
- a CDS encoding NADP-dependent isocitrate dehydrogenase: protein MSKIKVAGTVVELDGDEMTRIIWQAIKDSLIHPYLDIDLEYYDLSIQKRDETDDQITIDAAHAIQKHGVGVKCATITPDEARVEEFGLKKMWASPNGTIRNILGGTIFREPIIISNIPRLVPGWNKPIIIGRHAFGDQYRATNFRFEGEGTLTMTFTPKDGGDPQQFEVFQAPGSGVAMGMYNLDKSIIDFARASLNYGLERNYPVYLSTKNTILKAYDGRFKDIFQEIFDTEFKDRFEAAGLTYEHRLIDDMVASAMKWEGGYVWACKNYDGDVQSDTVAQGFGSLGLMTSVLSTPDGSVVEAEAAHGTVTRHYRQHQQGKPTSTNPIASIYAWTRGLSHRAKLDSNPALAEFAHTLEDVVVKTVESGKMTKDLALLVGPDQGYLTTEEFLAAISDNLQTRLA from the coding sequence TTGTCGAAGATCAAGGTTGCAGGTACAGTCGTCGAACTCGACGGGGACGAGATGACCCGCATCATCTGGCAGGCCATCAAGGACTCCCTCATTCACCCGTACCTCGACATCGACCTCGAGTACTACGACCTGTCGATCCAGAAGCGTGACGAGACCGACGACCAGATCACGATCGACGCGGCCCACGCCATCCAGAAGCACGGTGTCGGCGTCAAGTGCGCCACCATCACCCCCGACGAGGCTCGTGTCGAGGAGTTCGGCCTGAAGAAGATGTGGGCCTCGCCCAACGGCACCATCCGCAACATCCTCGGCGGCACCATCTTCCGTGAGCCGATCATCATCTCCAACATCCCGCGCCTGGTGCCGGGCTGGAACAAGCCCATCATCATCGGCCGCCACGCGTTCGGCGACCAGTACCGCGCCACGAACTTCCGCTTCGAGGGCGAAGGCACCCTCACCATGACCTTCACCCCGAAGGACGGCGGCGACCCGCAGCAGTTCGAGGTCTTCCAGGCTCCCGGCAGCGGCGTGGCCATGGGCATGTACAACCTCGACAAGTCGATCATCGACTTCGCCCGCGCGTCGCTCAACTACGGCCTCGAGCGCAACTACCCGGTCTACCTGTCGACCAAGAACACCATCCTCAAGGCGTACGACGGCCGGTTCAAGGACATCTTCCAGGAGATCTTCGACACCGAGTTCAAGGACCGCTTCGAGGCCGCCGGCCTCACCTACGAGCACCGTCTGATCGACGACATGGTCGCCTCTGCCATGAAGTGGGAGGGCGGCTACGTCTGGGCCTGCAAGAACTACGACGGCGACGTGCAGTCCGACACCGTGGCACAGGGCTTCGGCTCGCTCGGCCTGATGACCAGCGTGCTCTCCACCCCCGACGGCAGCGTCGTCGAGGCCGAGGCCGCGCACGGCACCGTCACCCGGCACTACCGCCAGCACCAGCAGGGCAAGCCCACCTCGACTAACCCGATCGCCTCGATCTACGCCTGGACCCGGGGACTCTCGCACCGCGCCAAGCTCGACAGCAACCCGGCGCTGGCCGAGTTCGCGCACACTCTCGAGGATGTGGTCGTGAAGACCGTCGAGAGCGGCAAGATGACCAAGGACCTCGCCCTGCTCGTGGGCCCGGACCAGGGCTACCTCACCACCGAGGAATTCCTCGCCGCGATCAGCGACAACCTGCAGACCCGCCTGGCGTAA
- a CDS encoding GNAT family N-acetyltransferase, translated as MPELRLEELSARNIVAANNLSLKPGQEQFIAPVSYSVAASVINPNTAWQRVVLLDGEVAGFIHGNFDPESPQEEFRACIWRINVDAEAQGLGVGKFAAEALAEEARHRGFDRITVIWEPGEEGPEAFFHRIGFVDIGETQFGEVIGALTL; from the coding sequence ATGCCTGAACTCCGACTGGAAGAACTGTCCGCACGCAACATCGTCGCGGCCAACAACCTGAGCCTCAAGCCCGGTCAGGAGCAATTCATCGCGCCCGTCTCCTACTCGGTGGCGGCATCGGTGATCAACCCGAACACGGCATGGCAACGGGTGGTGCTGCTCGACGGCGAGGTCGCCGGCTTCATCCACGGCAACTTCGACCCCGAATCGCCCCAGGAAGAATTCCGCGCCTGCATCTGGCGCATCAACGTCGACGCGGAGGCGCAGGGGCTGGGCGTGGGCAAGTTCGCCGCCGAAGCCCTCGCCGAAGAAGCCCGCCACCGCGGTTTCGACCGCATCACGGTGATCTGGGAACCCGGCGAGGAGGGCCCCGAGGCCTTCTTCCACCGCATCGGCTTCGTCGACATCGGCGAGACCCAGTTCGGCGAGGTCATCGGCGCCCTCACTCTCTAA
- a CDS encoding MGMT family protein has product MRLNPATPFVAAVLEIVDSIPPGHVMTYGDVAATLGSRAARVVGQTMAQFGADAPWWRVIRASGHPPVGHEDRALEHYRAENTPLLTATAPDAGYRVDLSRARWRP; this is encoded by the coding sequence GTGCGCCTGAATCCGGCCACCCCGTTCGTGGCGGCTGTGCTCGAGATCGTGGACTCGATCCCGCCCGGCCACGTGATGACCTACGGCGACGTGGCCGCCACCCTCGGTTCCCGCGCCGCCCGCGTGGTGGGCCAGACGATGGCCCAGTTCGGGGCGGATGCGCCGTGGTGGCGGGTGATCCGCGCGAGCGGGCATCCGCCGGTCGGGCACGAGGACCGGGCGTTGGAGCATTACCGGGCTGAGAACACGCCGTTGCTCACCGCGACCGCTCCGGATGCCGGCTACCGGGTGGATCTCAGCCGGGCGCGCTGGCGTCCATGA
- a CDS encoding NAD(P)/FAD-dependent oxidoreductase — MQSVTIVGAGVVGHASAAALRAHGYTGHLTIVGGERHRPYDRPPLGRGFLTGETTIGELALEAPSEDLGAEWRLGVPAVALDAAARRVTLANGRTLESDAVVIATGSSARRFDPMPRGVHTLRTVEDALALREELLPGARMIVVGSGIVGLEVASTARDLGLQVTVLGSTTDALCTAFGGAVADAVYRLHSRRGITVRTDLRVAELIGPGWVSGVRLTTGEEIGADVVLLDIGSVPLAGWLGEAGLDLRGGVVCDAAGATAVPGVVAVGDCAAWFDPVTGLHRRIPHWSDTRDRPGIAMAALLGVDPATALAPARVTSEQGGAQVQFAGRLRGGEDVTVEAGSPSTGDLVAVYRRGSVPVAVLGIDQPLLVADWQGRLEPAPVDPVMDASAPG; from the coding sequence ATGCAGTCAGTCACCATCGTGGGCGCGGGGGTGGTGGGGCATGCCAGCGCGGCTGCCCTGCGCGCCCACGGCTACACCGGACACCTCACGATCGTCGGCGGGGAACGCCACCGCCCCTATGACCGGCCGCCGCTGGGCCGTGGCTTCCTCACCGGTGAGACCACCATCGGCGAGCTGGCCCTCGAGGCCCCCTCAGAGGATCTCGGCGCCGAGTGGCGGTTGGGTGTGCCCGCCGTGGCCCTCGACGCGGCCGCGCGCCGGGTGACGCTGGCCAACGGCCGCACCCTCGAGTCGGATGCCGTCGTGATCGCCACGGGGTCCTCCGCGCGCCGCTTCGACCCGATGCCGCGCGGGGTGCACACCCTCCGCACCGTCGAAGACGCCCTCGCGCTCCGCGAGGAGCTGCTGCCCGGCGCCCGCATGATCGTCGTCGGCTCCGGCATCGTCGGCCTCGAGGTGGCGTCGACCGCCCGCGACCTGGGCCTGCAGGTCACGGTGCTCGGCAGCACCACGGATGCGCTCTGCACCGCGTTCGGCGGAGCCGTCGCCGACGCCGTGTACCGGCTGCACTCCCGCCGGGGCATCACCGTGCGCACCGACCTGCGGGTCGCCGAGCTGATCGGACCCGGCTGGGTGTCGGGCGTGCGGCTGACCACGGGGGAGGAGATCGGTGCCGATGTGGTGCTGCTCGACATCGGCTCGGTGCCGCTGGCGGGCTGGCTGGGCGAGGCCGGACTCGACCTGCGCGGCGGCGTGGTCTGCGACGCTGCGGGCGCCACCGCGGTGCCCGGCGTCGTGGCCGTGGGCGACTGCGCGGCCTGGTTCGACCCGGTCACCGGGCTGCACCGGCGCATCCCGCACTGGAGCGACACCCGCGACCGGCCGGGCATCGCCATGGCCGCGCTGCTCGGGGTCGACCCGGCCACGGCGCTGGCGCCCGCCCGGGTGACCTCGGAGCAGGGCGGCGCGCAGGTGCAGTTCGCCGGCCGGCTGCGCGGCGGCGAAGATGTCACCGTCGAGGCGGGCAGCCCGTCCACGGGCGACCTGGTCGCGGTCTACCGGCGCGGCTCGGTGCCGGTCGCGGTGCTCGGCATCGACCAGCCGCTGCTGGTCGCCGACTGGCAGGGCCGCCTGGAGCCGGCCCCGGTCGACCCGGTCATGGACGCCAGCGCGCCCGGCTGA
- a CDS encoding cupin domain-containing protein, whose translation MNAADDDSQNPAMDAPEGSAVDRGPDTPQGTPPVGAAPADPVTSNPEHYRVLFENDRVRVLEYRDDPGTTTTPHRHPDSVMVTLSDFSRRLSLGDRVFDTVLDAGEARWLPAQVHSGENTGSTPTHAIFVELKGDPLADPASAPPLGPS comes from the coding sequence ATGAATGCGGCCGACGACGACTCCCAGAACCCTGCAATGGATGCCCCGGAGGGATCCGCGGTCGACCGCGGTCCGGACACACCGCAAGGAACCCCGCCGGTCGGCGCGGCACCGGCCGACCCGGTGACCTCCAACCCGGAGCACTACCGGGTGCTGTTCGAGAACGACCGGGTGCGGGTGCTTGAGTACCGCGACGACCCGGGCACGACGACCACGCCGCACCGGCATCCGGACAGCGTCATGGTTACCCTGAGCGACTTCAGCCGTCGGCTCTCGCTGGGCGACCGGGTGTTCGACACGGTTCTGGATGCCGGCGAGGCGCGTTGGCTGCCCGCCCAGGTGCACTCGGGCGAGAACACCGGCTCGACGCCCACCCACGCGATCTTCGTCGAGCTGAAGGGCGACCCCCTCGCCGACCCGGCGTCCGCCCCGCCCCTGGGTCCGTCCTAG
- a CDS encoding ABC transporter ATP-binding protein, translating to MSVTGVEGEERLDYTKAESGQIRRRSLRLLGSLLFPVRWSVVVAMLVVVVSTAAQVAGPALIAYGIDKGLPALLNQDWMPLAATGAVYLVTGVTGALLIAWYTVLSARISQAVLIDLRKRVFLQTQRLSLEFHESYTSGRIISRQTSDLDAIRELLDSGINQLVQGLLYMVFTAIALVTLDGVSGLVLLVALVPLLALTRWFQVRSQHLFRRSRTASASLIVQFVETMTGIRAVKAFRTEPRNERVFGKLVEAYRLVNARVIQLFGVFDPGLILIGNVTVAVVLLVGGFRVADGQLAIGALLAALLYTRRFFDPMEEMAMFYNSYQSAAAALEKISGVLEEQPGVPDPIKPVDLWTSTGAVQFENVQFEYQADRVILPHFDLTLEPGQTIALVGSTGAGKSTLAKLISRFYDPSDGRVLLDGVDLRDLHPKDLRRAIVMVTQEAYLFSGSVADNIAIGKPGATRAEIEAAAQAVGAHDFIVGLPGGYDTDVNKRGGRVSAGQRQLISFARAFLADPAVLILDEATSSLDIPSERLVQEALQTLLSDRTAVIIAHRLSTVAIADRVLVMENGVIVEDGTPDMLISGTGRFSKLHAAWRESLV from the coding sequence GTGAGCGTCACCGGCGTCGAAGGCGAAGAACGCCTCGACTACACCAAAGCGGAAAGCGGCCAGATCCGCCGCCGTTCGCTGCGCCTGCTCGGCTCGCTGCTGTTCCCGGTGCGCTGGTCGGTGGTCGTGGCCATGCTCGTCGTGGTCGTCTCCACGGCCGCGCAGGTCGCCGGCCCCGCCCTGATCGCCTACGGCATCGACAAGGGCCTGCCCGCCCTGCTCAACCAGGACTGGATGCCGCTGGCGGCCACCGGCGCGGTCTACCTGGTCACCGGTGTCACCGGCGCCCTGCTGATCGCCTGGTACACGGTGCTCTCCGCGCGCATCAGCCAGGCGGTGCTCATCGACCTGCGCAAGCGTGTCTTCCTGCAGACCCAGCGGCTCAGCCTTGAGTTCCACGAGTCGTACACGTCCGGGCGCATCATCTCCCGGCAGACCAGCGACCTGGATGCGATCCGCGAACTGCTCGACTCCGGCATCAACCAGCTTGTGCAGGGCCTGCTCTACATGGTGTTCACCGCCATCGCGCTGGTCACCCTCGACGGGGTGAGCGGGCTGGTGCTGCTCGTCGCTCTGGTGCCGCTGCTCGCGCTCACCCGCTGGTTCCAGGTGCGCTCACAGCACCTGTTCCGCCGGTCGCGCACCGCGTCGGCGAGCCTGATCGTGCAGTTCGTGGAGACCATGACGGGCATCCGTGCCGTCAAGGCGTTCCGTACCGAACCGCGGAACGAACGGGTCTTCGGCAAGCTCGTCGAGGCATACCGGCTCGTCAACGCCCGGGTGATCCAGCTGTTCGGGGTGTTCGACCCCGGGCTGATCCTGATCGGCAACGTCACCGTCGCCGTGGTGCTGCTGGTCGGTGGCTTCCGCGTCGCGGACGGGCAGCTGGCCATCGGAGCGCTGCTGGCCGCGCTGCTGTACACCCGCCGGTTCTTCGACCCGATGGAGGAGATGGCGATGTTCTACAACTCCTACCAGTCGGCCGCCGCCGCTCTCGAGAAGATCTCCGGGGTGCTCGAGGAGCAGCCCGGCGTGCCCGACCCGATCAAGCCGGTGGACCTCTGGACGTCGACCGGTGCCGTGCAGTTCGAGAACGTGCAGTTCGAGTACCAGGCCGACCGGGTCATCCTGCCGCACTTCGACCTCACCCTGGAGCCTGGGCAGACCATCGCCCTCGTCGGCTCCACAGGTGCGGGCAAGTCGACGCTGGCCAAGCTGATCTCCCGGTTCTACGACCCGTCCGACGGCCGCGTGCTGCTGGACGGCGTGGACCTGCGCGACCTGCACCCCAAGGACCTGCGCCGGGCCATCGTGATGGTGACCCAGGAGGCGTACCTGTTCAGCGGGAGCGTCGCCGACAACATCGCGATCGGCAAGCCCGGGGCCACCCGGGCGGAGATCGAGGCGGCGGCGCAGGCCGTGGGCGCGCACGACTTCATCGTGGGCCTGCCCGGCGGGTACGACACCGACGTCAACAAGCGCGGCGGCCGGGTCTCGGCCGGGCAGCGCCAGCTGATCTCGTTCGCGCGGGCATTCCTGGCCGACCCGGCGGTGCTGATCCTCGACGAGGCCACCTCGTCGCTGGACATCCCCAGCGAACGGCTGGTGCAGGAGGCCCTGCAGACGCTGCTCAGCGACCGCACCGCGGTGATCATCGCGCACCGGCTGTCGACCGTGGCGATCGCCGACCGGGTGCTCGTGATGGAGAACGGCGTCATCGTGGAGGACGGCACCCCCGACATGCTCATCTCGGGTACCGGCCGGTTCTCCAAGCTGCACGCCGCCTGGCGCGAGTCCCTCGTCTGA
- a CDS encoding ABC transporter ATP-binding protein, translated as MTSTAEQHPPHTAPTPAARPNTLRTLLRLYPFAKPALPRIGLGMLSALLASLVALAIPQVLQQLVDGALSQGDTAPIWPAVLTVLALGVLEAVMIALRRWFVLVPGTHIESRMRNALYARLQDLPVTFHDRWPSGQLLSRAISDLNMIRRWISFGLVLLVVNFLTILAGVVILVSMNWVLGLIFLVCSIPIWIYGYVFEEKYSVIARRSQDQSGDLATAVEESVHGIRVLKAFGRGSFALKSFANQAEELRGTEIEKARAIAGIWLWLLLVPDVAFALCLVSGVWLTSQGQLSVGELVAFFATATVLRFPVESIGFLLSMTFDTRTATDRFFDILDTPNTITDPPRPVTITAPRGRLAFENVHFRYADSPERFPDLLDGVDLVLEPGETMALVGLTGSGKSTLTALTTRLYDVTDGSVTLDGVDVRALRREELRRHIAMAFEDATLFSASVRENVLLGRPEFAERSPEADAVLAEALDIAQAGFVHDLPDGVDTLVGEEGMSLSGGQRQRVALARAVAAAPAVLVLDDPLSALDVNTESLVEAALRRVLVKTTALIVAHRPSTVMLADRVALLENGRVTAVGRHSELLASSPHYKFVISSLEDEERRESNRTGESL; from the coding sequence ATGACCTCCACTGCAGAACAGCATCCGCCCCACACCGCGCCCACGCCGGCCGCCCGTCCCAACACCCTCCGCACGCTGCTGCGGCTGTACCCGTTCGCCAAGCCGGCACTGCCGCGCATCGGGCTGGGCATGCTGTCCGCGCTGCTCGCCTCGCTCGTGGCCCTGGCCATCCCGCAGGTGCTGCAGCAGCTCGTCGACGGCGCCCTCAGCCAGGGCGACACCGCCCCGATCTGGCCCGCCGTGCTCACGGTGCTGGCCCTCGGTGTGCTCGAGGCCGTGATGATCGCGTTGCGCCGCTGGTTCGTGCTCGTGCCCGGCACCCACATCGAATCCCGGATGCGCAACGCCCTCTACGCCCGGCTGCAGGACCTGCCCGTGACCTTCCACGACCGCTGGCCGAGCGGGCAGCTGCTCTCGCGCGCCATCAGCGACCTCAACATGATCCGCCGCTGGATCTCGTTCGGCCTGGTGCTGCTCGTGGTGAACTTCCTCACCATTCTCGCCGGCGTCGTGATCCTCGTGTCGATGAACTGGGTCCTCGGCCTGATCTTCCTCGTCTGCTCGATCCCGATCTGGATCTACGGCTACGTCTTCGAGGAGAAGTACTCGGTGATCGCCCGGCGCAGCCAGGACCAGTCCGGCGACCTCGCGACCGCCGTGGAGGAGTCGGTGCACGGCATCCGGGTGCTCAAGGCGTTCGGCCGCGGCAGCTTCGCGCTCAAGAGCTTCGCCAACCAGGCCGAAGAACTGCGCGGCACCGAGATCGAGAAGGCCCGCGCCATCGCCGGCATCTGGCTGTGGCTGCTGCTCGTTCCCGACGTGGCGTTCGCGCTCTGCCTGGTCTCCGGCGTCTGGCTCACCAGCCAGGGCCAGCTCAGCGTCGGCGAGCTGGTGGCCTTCTTCGCCACCGCCACCGTGCTGCGCTTCCCCGTGGAGTCGATCGGGTTCCTGCTGTCGATGACCTTCGACACCCGCACCGCCACCGACCGGTTCTTCGACATCCTCGACACCCCGAACACCATCACCGACCCGCCCCGCCCGGTCACCATCACCGCCCCGCGCGGCCGGCTGGCGTTCGAGAACGTGCACTTCCGCTACGCCGACTCCCCGGAGCGCTTCCCCGACCTGCTCGACGGGGTCGACCTGGTGCTCGAACCCGGCGAGACCATGGCGCTGGTCGGGCTCACCGGCTCCGGCAAGTCCACCCTGACGGCGCTCACCACCCGGCTGTACGACGTGACGGATGGCTCGGTGACCCTCGACGGGGTCGACGTACGCGCCCTCCGCCGTGAGGAACTGCGCCGGCACATCGCGATGGCGTTCGAGGATGCGACGCTGTTCTCGGCATCCGTGCGAGAGAACGTGCTGCTCGGCCGCCCGGAGTTCGCCGAGCGCAGCCCGGAGGCCGACGCGGTGCTCGCCGAGGCGCTGGATATCGCCCAGGCCGGCTTTGTGCACGACCTGCCCGACGGCGTCGACACGCTCGTCGGCGAGGAGGGCATGAGCCTGTCCGGCGGGCAGCGGCAGCGCGTGGCGCTGGCCCGTGCCGTCGCCGCGGCGCCCGCCGTGCTCGTGCTCGACGACCCGCTCTCGGCGCTCGACGTGAACACCGAGTCGCTCGTCGAAGCGGCGCTGCGCCGGGTGCTCGTCAAGACCACCGCGCTGATCGTGGCGCACCGCCCGTCCACGGTGATGCTCGCCGACCGGGTGGCCCTGCTGGAGAACGGCCGGGTCACCGCGGTCGGCCGGCACTCCGAACTGCTGGCCTCGAGCCCGCACTACAAGTTCGTCATCTCCAGCCTGGAAGACGAAGAACGACGAGAGTCCAACCGAACGGGAGAATCGCTGTGA
- the ddaH gene encoding dimethylargininase: protein MTTSGDSGLPTDTTPTGAGKRALVRRPVDILAEGQITHIDRVPIDLELARSQWEGYVAALQAEGWATTEVAPAPDQPDSVFIEDAVILFGGTAVVASPGAPSRRGETAAAEAAVRDLDLTVHRLESPGTLDGGDVLKVGRTVYVGQSLRTNAEGAAQLAAIVEPLGYTVVTVPVTRALHLKTAITALPDGTIIGYPPLVDDPGLFEKFLPVPEAEGTAVVILDENTLLMSAAAPQTAALLIGLGYRTVTVDITEFEKLEGCVTCLSVRVR, encoded by the coding sequence ATGACTACCTCCGGTGACTCTGGCCTGCCCACCGACACGACGCCCACCGGCGCCGGCAAGCGCGCCCTCGTGCGCCGGCCCGTCGACATCCTCGCGGAGGGGCAGATCACCCACATCGACCGCGTGCCCATCGACCTCGAGCTGGCCCGCTCCCAGTGGGAGGGCTACGTCGCCGCCCTGCAGGCCGAAGGCTGGGCCACCACCGAGGTGGCACCGGCGCCCGACCAGCCCGACTCGGTGTTCATCGAGGACGCCGTGATCCTCTTCGGCGGCACCGCCGTGGTCGCCAGCCCCGGAGCGCCCAGCCGGCGCGGGGAGACCGCCGCCGCCGAAGCAGCCGTGCGCGACCTCGACCTCACCGTGCACCGGCTCGAATCACCCGGCACCCTCGACGGCGGCGACGTGCTCAAGGTGGGCCGCACCGTATATGTGGGCCAGAGCCTCCGCACCAACGCCGAGGGCGCCGCGCAACTGGCCGCCATCGTGGAACCGCTCGGCTACACGGTCGTGACGGTTCCCGTGACCCGGGCCCTGCACCTCAAAACCGCGATCACCGCGCTGCCGGACGGCACCATCATCGGCTACCCGCCGCTGGTGGACGACCCGGGTCTGTTCGAGAAGTTCCTGCCCGTGCCAGAGGCCGAGGGCACCGCCGTCGTGATCCTCGACGAGAACACCCTGCTGATGTCGGCCGCGGCCCCGCAGACCGCCGCACTGCTCATCGGGCTCGGGTACCGCACGGTGACCGTGGACATCACCGAATTCGAGAAGCTCGAGGGCTGCGTCACCTGCCTGAGCGTGCGGGTGCGCTGA